Below is a genomic region from Acidimicrobiales bacterium.
CGAGGCCGAGGGCGACGAACTCCCACACGGCCGCCTCCCGGTTGGCGTCGTCCACCTTGTTGACGGCGAGCAGCACCGGCCGGCCGGCCCGGCGCAGCAGCCCGGCGACCCGGCCGTCCTCCTCGGTGACGCCGACCGTGACGTCGACGACCAGCACCACCACGTCGGCGTCGCCGATGGCCCGCTCGCTCTGGGCGCTGACCTTGGCGTCGAGCGGGTCGCCGACCCGGCCGGCGGCCAGCCA
It encodes:
- a CDS encoding GTPase, with the translated sequence MPLPVVAVVGRPNVGKSTLVNRVVGRRVAIVEERPGVTRDRKEVEAEWAGRRFLAVDTGGWLAAGRVGDPLDAKVSAQSERAIGDADVVVLVVDVTVGVTEEDGRVAGLLRRAGRPVLLAVNKVDDANREAAVWEFVALGL